In one Myripristis murdjan chromosome 5, fMyrMur1.1, whole genome shotgun sequence genomic region, the following are encoded:
- the ccdc51 gene encoding mitochondrial potassium channel, which produces MRCGAAHISLWSHGSCCVYRLCLPGSLSGRVPVVRTYSTHHQPGPPPPANPTPPGDKGKVEVVKEHAMAGLQHVGELGRQWGQRSARATTATVNYWWDRYEEFVGINEVRDAQAKVTQAEAAFMVARGIVREEHTSLEALQARLKEVRDRLDRVSKGEKRYLDLTTEEHNLIQEERRLRAACDAAQISEREKFALFSAAVRESHEKERTRTERTKNWSIVGSVLGALIGVMGSTYINRVRLQELKSLLLEAQKGPETLQEVLRTQAGNHRSQQDELRILINSFRAALTDRVTPSDQPVSQATSSPSTVPLSAFTELSVSSQRTELLLQALPPQLGQLEQGIGRLESELSAVRGLVEATGQQTETAAGQQRTEKPERLGPWPAEAVLSRLEVTQRSLGDQISRNTVFNAVFSYTAAAVTISAVYLLLRGAG; this is translated from the exons ATGAG GTGCGGAGCTGCTCACATCTCTCTCTGGAGTCATGGGTCCTGCTGTGTGTATCGCCTCTGTCTGCCCGGCTCGCTCTCTGGCCGAGTCCCGGTGGTCCGAACTTACAGCACCCACCATCAGCCCGGCCCCCCTCCACCCGCTAACCCCACCCCACCTGGGGATAAGGGCAAGGTGGAGGTGGTAAAGGAGCACGCCATGGCTGGCTTACAG caCGTGGGCGAGCTGGGGCGGCAGTGGGGTCAGAGGTCGGCCAGGGCGACCACGGCCACCGTCAACTACTGGTGGGACAGGTACGAGGAGTTTGTGGGCATCAACGAGGTCCGCGATGCCCAGGCCAAGGTCACTCAG GCCGAGGCAGCGTTCATGGTGGCCAGGGGGATCGTGCGCGAGGAGCACACCAGCCTGGAGGCTCTGCAGGCCAGGCTGAAGGAGGTCAGAGACCGACTGGACAGAGTCTCCAAAGGGGAGAAGCGCTACCTGGATCTGACCACAGAGGAGCACAACCTCATTCAG GAGGAACGTCGCCTGCGGGCAGCTTGCGATGCCGCACAGATCTCGGAGAGAGAGAAGTTCGCCTTGTTCTCGGCCGCCGTCAGAGAGAGCCACGAGAAGGAGAGGACGAGAACCGAACGCACCAAGAACTGGTCCATCGTCGGCTCGGTGCTGGGAGCTCTGATCGGGGTCATGGGGTCAACATACATCAACCGTGTCCGCCTGCAG GAGCTGAAGAGTCTGCTGCTGGAGGCCCAGAAGGGCCCGGAGACCCTCCAGGAAGTCCTCAGGACTCAGGCTGGGAACCACCGCTCCCAACAGGACGAACTGCGAATCCTCATCAACAGCTTCAGGGCCGCTCTGACGGACCGAGTCACGCCCAGTGATCAGCCTGTAAGCCAGGCGACCTCCAGCCCCTCCACAGTGCCACTATCAGCTTTTACAGAGCTGAGCGTTAGCAGCCAAAGAACCGAGTTGCTCCTCCAGGCCCTGCCGCCGCAGCTCGGCCAGCTCGAGCAGGGAATCGGCCGACTGGAGAGCGAATTGTCAGCGGTCAGGGGGCTGGTGGAGGCGACGGGCCAGCAGACCGAAACAGCGGCCGGTCAGCAGAGGACGGAGAAACCAGAGAGGCTTGGCCCGTGGCCGGCGGAGGCGGTGCTGAGCCGTCTGGAGGTCACCCAGAGGAGCCTGGGAGATCAGATCAGCAGGAACACTGTGTTCAACGCTGTGTTCTCCTACACCGCTGCCGCCGTCACCATCTCCGCTGTCTACCTCCTGCTCAGAGGAGCCGGATAG